A single window of Mycosarcoma maydis chromosome 1, whole genome shotgun sequence DNA harbors:
- a CDS encoding putative acyl-carrier protein: MVAALRSAVSSLVRARAPLAIARQATPVARAAIVTPRFAPVRFYAASAGLSKSDIETRIVDVLKTFEKVDPSKVSAASSFTTDLGLDSLDAVEVVMAIEEEFTIEIPDEEADNITTVQQAIDYIAKTPEAV, translated from the exons ATGGTTGCCGCTCTTCGATCTGCTGTCTCTTCGCTCGTCCGAGCTCGTGCTCCATTGGCCATTGCCCGCCAGGCTACTCCTGTCGCGCGTGCCGCCATCGTCACCCCCCGCTTCGCACCTGTGCGCTTCTACGCCGCCTCGGCAGGTCTCTCCAAGTCGGACATCGAGACCAGAATCGTTGACGTTTTGAAGACTTTCGAAAAGGTTGATCCCAGCAAG GTCTCTGCCGCTTCGTCGTTCACCACTGACCTGGGTTTGGATTCGCTTGACGCTGTCGAGGTCGTCATGGCCATCGAGGAGGAGTTCACCATT GAGATTCCCGACGAGGAGGCTGACAACATCACCACCGTTCAACAAGCCATCGACTACATCGCCAAGACCCCCGAGGCCGTGTAA
- a CDS encoding mitochondrial 54S ribosomal protein bL17m (related to mitochondrial ribosomal protein YmL8) produces MKGLAFRKLSRTSSHRNHLLRNLVSSLIQHERISTTVAKAKEAAREAEKLITLGKRATVQAGYGARGYLFSQQETLPKLQELAQRYANRPGGYTRIHLHGNRKGDHAPRAILELVDNPFDLRMQMTARTLAKEVYDRIVKRGGDDILTGRQFDIMSLEHDDRFNPITRKNITKVVQYGGVEAREKLVSIAQEHLLRLKATVALEGPRRIDEVKMESLGDNKPRGRLLTKPYAGLRPLAGQENEFQPTPLPGKSRNSVIRIGKGAFAKRLSYRKVAMPNTSSSRSRSVQA; encoded by the coding sequence ATGAAGGGCCTTGCATTCCGAAAGCTATCAAGAACATCGTCGCACCGCAACCATTTACTTCGAAACctcgtctcgtcgctcatcCAACATGAGCGCATCTCCACCACGGtagccaaagccaaagaaGCTGCACGCGAAGCGGAGAAACTCATCACACTTGGCAAAAGAGCCACCGTACAAGCTGGATACGGAGCGCGCGGCTATCTCTTTTCACAGCAAGAGACATTGCCAAAGCTGCAAGAGCTGGCGCAAAGATACGCCAACCGTCCGGGTGGATACACACGCATTCACCTTCACGGCAACCGCAAAGGCGACCACGCACCCCGAGCCATTCTGGAGCTGGTCGACAATCCGTTCGACTTGCGCATGCAGATGACAGCGCGAACGCTGGCAAAGGAAGTGTATGATCGCATTGTAAAGCGAGGTGGAGACGACATCTTGACAGGACGCCAGTTTGACATCATGTCGTTGGAGCACGATGATCGTTTCAACCCAATCACACGCAAGAACATTACCAAGGTGGTGCAATACGGCGGAGTAGAAGCGAGGGAAAAGCTCGTGAGCATAGCACAAGAGCATCTCTTACGGCTCAAGGCGACTGTGGCTCTCGAAGGCCCGAGACGCATCGATGAGGTCAAGATGGAAAGCTTGGGCGATAACAAACCTCGTGGCCGTCTTCTGACAAAGCCATATGCGGGATTGAGGCCATTGGCAGGACAGGAGAATGAGTTTCAGCCGACGCCGCTACCGGGCAAGAGCCGTAACTCGGTCATTCGGATCGGAAAAGGCGCCTTCGCAAAGCGTCTCTCTTATCGCAAGGTGGCCATGCCCAACACATCTTCCTCAAGGAGCCGAAGTGTCCAGGCTTAA
- a CDS encoding uncharacterized protein (related to Heme oxygenase) — MTCPFAKLAGILPIAPSSKSHAFHAAHSLHTTNISTSSFDFTPTLSEALRVGTSASHRAVEKSRGVSLLLQSVPSSSASTSEQLKFDRLDYVRFQIMLGCVYVVLEASLFTAREARLIAPLFQGNLMRNLARSASVWRDIEAHLETIERHTGSELVDLAEQASEERAFAPSDAGEEQDRENSISRGTLFDLVHKAFPTAMQLCPENTSTVRLTQDHIALLTPAQIHSTLKYVSTLATLSDDQAGLLLAHAYTRYLGDLSGGQHILKKVAKRFPIPSASSSTDGFAFYDFHNSSQLKPDFRLAMEAGLATLRDKQIVIDGVVAEANKAFDLNTSLFESLLPADLRMSAQHEHELELELEPEPKQNVPRPSAVLLHTQVAGKNWVRGEMAVVGGVLVAATAAVVVASMLGAHSPGAVGVHA, encoded by the coding sequence ATGACATGCCCATTTGCCAAGTTGGCTGGCATCCTTCCCATCGCGCCTTCCTCCAAGTCACACGCTTTCCACGCCGCACACAGCCTTCACACTACCAACATCAGCACCTCCTCCTTTGACTTCACACCCACCCTCTCGGAAGCGCTCCGTGTGGGAACGTCGGCCTCGCACCGTGCGGTGGAGAAATCCCGCGGCGTATCTCTCCTCCTTCAATCGGTcccctcctcctcggccaGCACGTCGGAACAGTTGAAATTCGACAGACTCGACTATGTTCGATTTCAAATTATGCTTGGTTGCGTCTACGTTGTACTGGAAGCAAGCCTCTTCACCGCTAGGGAGGCAAGATTGATTGCGCCGCTCTTTCAGGGCAATCTGATGCGAAACTTGGCTAGATCCGCATCCGTGTGGCGCGACATCGAGGCGCATTTGGAGACAATCGAGCGTCATACGGGCTCTGAGTTGGTGGACCTAGCCGAACAGGCGAGCGAGGAACGAGCCTTTGCTCCGAGCGATGCGGGCGAGGAGCAGGACAGGGAGAATTCAATTTCTAGGGGAACGCTGTTCGACTTGGTCCACAAAGCCTTTCCTACCGCTATGCAACTTTGTCCCGAGAACACCTCGACCGTCAGATTGACGCAAGATCACATTGCACTTCTCACGCCAGCCCAAATTCACTCTACGCTCAAGTATGTCTCGACTCTCGCTACGCTGTCCGACGACCAAGCGggtctgctgcttgctcacGCCTACACACGCTACCTAGGCGACCTTTCTGGTGGACAACACATTCTGAAAAAAGTGGCCAAACGTTTCCCCATTCCATCCGCCTCTTCATCCACCGACGGTTTCGCATTCTACGATTTCCACAACTCAAGCCAGCTAAAACCCGACTTCCGACTGGCCATGGAAGCGGGCCTCGCTACGTTGCGTGACAAGCAGATCGTCATTGATGGCGTGGTAGCGGAGGCAAACAAAGCGTTTGACCTAAACacgagcttgttcgagtcgctgctgccggcaGATTTGAGGATGTCTgcgcagcacgagcacgagctcgagctcgagctcgagcccGAACCCAAGCAAAACGTACCGAGGCCGAGTGCGGTATTGCTGCACACACAAGTGGCGGGAAAGAACTGGGTGAgaggcgagatggcggTTGTGGGCGGCGTGCTCGTCGCCGCTACAGCCGCAGTCGTCGTCGCGTCGATGCTAGGCGCGCATTCGCCAGGCGCCGTGGGCGTCCATGCTTAG
- a CDS encoding mitochondrial 37S ribosomal protein RSM22: MKAVLRSTTLLPSVARLQPREAAHLRHVSSTSSTSSSRAAALARAAEVSTTASERLAAGGPPMMGPSFTSRQDANKLDSAHRILSDHDQASAHLNLSSSQARRSRAARFGTSRHTTYSPSSFVSGSAAEEQEGRDRLALAYASPTGTSTSSIYLPEYVVWAISQLITAANDPKLLRSDHLKLAHLTDPQEHMAEAAHIPPKRSSLLHLATVSPHRYAAILAVLSEVHQRLSTSALTEGNSADLETALPRWTPDTVLDFDCAAGEGLWAAAHVFRQDDTDPHSPTSVHQYYGFDRRPNLLKSGKKVAQSSSSNVSPAEPTKAGREVRLKDEGEEIVVDGITYYEQEDSVPQQDAEAELQEATEASDEPALEYFAGPKSAMAPVWKKFQSVPLAHDLASIGSSRSLALSAFALSLMTNDSNRFEAVQAMWDSGAQVIVVIDQATPRGFASVASARAQLLQLGKSSEGSHVVAPCSHDKPCPLLHPFTISSAVASAVGARSDTGNPAKSNDVCAFTARYHTPTFLRRTKHSDRGEENVGYSYVVVRRGSRPSLVGEAQRRLDAAERGQNQDGLEEMVEQLTVEAGKTKAGILDLLRNAKKASSERKTLLEVDSTEELISSEQLIAADADAGPMEAEAEMSDSQAMDELLRMLPDAIKAEHTASANNDSIDSLSSSLTPEQLDSIMASVRSTLSSSTIGSTSATPASIEVSEDDSTALTLSAPSASSELAMRLESYAWPRLIRSPLKKGGHVTLDACCATGNIERFTISKACGKQAYQDARKAKWGDLFPHSSRSRNVIKVLNPVTALEMQGEAAQLENLTLRAPSKLTTTRSASNPARFDVIGIDSDQDANSILAELFDDMPDLVPSKLSNVDRALASYRLISPNLITPTKKQIKRLNINYAQKWNTISTAKAAKLANIKTNVNTRQPLPSPPALDAQDDGADAFTSSLQSAGRGEKRVKETRSSRKKSRGDWDQELFGA, encoded by the coding sequence ATGAAGGCAGTTCTCCGCTCGACGACTCTGCTACCATCAGTGGCGAGGCTGCAACCGAGAGAAGCAGCACACCTTCGTCATGTATCCTCGACTTCTtccaccagctcgtccagaGCAGCGGCTCTGGCAAGGGCAGCTGAGGTCTCTACCACAGCTTCCGAAAGACTCGCAGCAGGAGGACCACCCATGATGGGACCGTCCTTCACTTCTCGTCAAGACGCCAACAAACTCGACTCTGCGCATCGTATCCTCTCAGACCACGATCAAGCAAGCGCTCATCTCAATCTGAGCTCATCTCAAGCGCGTCGCTCTAGAGCAGCTCGGTTTGGCACCAGTCGACACACCACCTACTCTCCGTCTTCTTTCGTTTCAGGCTCCGCAGCAGAGGaacaagaaggacgagatcgacttGCTCTAGCATATGCTTCACCCACAGGCACCTCTACATCCTCTATATACTTGCCCGAGTACGTCGTTTGGGCCATCTCGCAACTTATCACTGCCGCCAACGATCCCAAGCTCCTCCGATCCGATCATTTAAAGCTGGCACATCTGACGGATCCACAAGAGCACATGGCTGAAGCAGCGCATATCCCACCGAAACGATCATCACTCTTGCATCTGGCAACGGTGTCGCCACACCGATATGCTGCGATTCTTGCGGTGTTGTCAGAAGTGCATCAAAGACTATCGACATCTGCTTTGACAGAAGGGAATAGTGCAGATCTAGAAACAGCGCTGCCAAGATGGACGCCGGACACTGTGCTCGATTTCGACTGCGCCGCTGGCGAAGGGCTATGGGCTGCAGCACACGTATTCAGGCAAGACGATACAGATCCGCACAGTCCCACTTCTGTGCATCAGTACTATGGATTCGATCGCCGGCCCAACCTGCTCAAAAGCGGCAAGAAGGTGGCGCAGAGCTCATCGTCGAATGTCTCCCCTGCCGAGCCAACAAAGGCTGGACGAGAGGTCAGGCTCAAAGACGAGGGCGAAGAAATCGTCGTTGATGGCATCACGTATTACGAGCAAGAGGACTCTGTACCGCAACAAGacgccgaagccgagcttcAAGAGGCAACTGAAGCCTCTGACGAGCCGGCACTCGAATACTTTGCCGGACCTAAATCGGCGATGGCTCCGGTCTGGAAAAAGTTTCAATCCGTACCTCTGGCGCACGATCTGGCGTCGATcggctcgtctcgctcacTCGCACTCTCGGCGTTCGCTTTGAGCCTGATGACCAACGATAGTAATCGGTtcgaggcggtgcaggcTATGTGGGATTCCGGCGCGCAAGTGATCGTGGTCATCGACCAGGCTACACCACGAGGATTCGCCAGCGTCGCTTCTGCGCGTGCCCAGCTGCTGCAATTGGGAAAGTCGTCCGAAGGATCACATGTCGTCGCCCCCTGTTCGCACGATAAACCCTgtccgctgctgcatccTTTCACGATCAGCTCTGCGGTCGCTTCGGCCGTGGGCGCTCGTTCTGATACCGGAAATCCGGCTAAGAGCAACGACGTCTGCGCATTTACTGCCAGGTATCATACACCGACGTTTTTGAGACGAACCAAACACTCGGATCGAGGAGAGGAGAACGTTGGGTATAGCTATGTCGTCGTTCGTCGCGGATCTAGGCCGAGTCTGGTTGGTGAGGCACAGAGGAGGTTGGACGCTGCGGAACGCGGCCAAAATCAAGACGGGTTGGAGGAGATGGTAGAACAGTTGACGGTGGAAGCGGGTAAAACCAAGGCCGGAATTTTGGATCTGCTGAGGAACGCGAAGAAGGCAAGTTCGGAAAGGAAAACGTTGCTGGAAGTGGACTCGACCGAGGAGCTCATTTCAAGCGAACAGTtgattgctgctgacgcCGATGCTGGGCCGAtggaggcggaggcggagaTGTCGGATTCACAAGCGATGGATGAATTGCTCAGAATGCTGCCTGATGCGATCAAGGCTGAACACACCGCTTCTGCTAACAacgactcgatcgattcTTTGTCATCGTCTTTGACGCCGGAACAGCTGGATTCAATCATGGCATCTGTACGATCGACGCTTTCGTCTTCGACCATCGGCTCTACCTCGGCCACACCCGCATCGATCGAGGTGTCCGAAGACGATTCGACCGCATTAACGCTTTCTGCACCTTCGGCCTCATCGGAGCTGGCCATGCGGCTCGAATCGTACGCATGGCCACGACTGATCCGCTCGCCTCTCAAGAAAGGTGGTCACGTAACGCTGGATGCGTGCTGTGCAACGGGCAACATCGAGcgcttcacgatttcgaAAGCGTGTGGCAAACAGGCGTACCAAGACGCGCGCAAAGCGAAATGGGGTGATCTGTTCCCGCATTCGAGTCGTAGTCGCAATGTTATTAAAGTGCTCAACCCGGTCACTGCATTGGAGATGCAAGGAGAAGCAGCGCAGTTGGAGAATCTGACGCTTCGTGCTCCGAGCAAACTCACCACCACTCGATCTGCCTCGAATCCAGCTCGGTTCGACGTCATCGGAATCGACTCGGATCAAGACGCAAATTCCATCCTAGCTGAACTGTTCGACGATATGCCAGATCTCGTCCCCTCAAAGTTGTCCAATGTCGATCGTGCACTCGCCTCGTACCGGCTCATTTCACCAAACCTCATCACTCCCACTAAGAAACAAATCAAAAGACTCAACATCAACTACGCCCAAAAATGGAACACCAtctccaccgccaaagCAGCCAAACTCGCAAACATCAAGACCAACGTGAATACGCGTCAACCTCTACCCTCCCCACCTGCACTTGACGCACAAGACGACGGTGCAGATGCATTCACCAGCAGTCTACAGTCAGCAGGTCGTGGAGAAAAACGGGTCAAGGAAACAAGATCGTCTCGAAAAAAGAGCCGTGGCGATTGGGATCAGGAGTTGTTCGGAGCCTAG